A window of Dorea formicigenerans contains these coding sequences:
- a CDS encoding YaiI/YqxD family protein: MRVFIDADACPVVSIVENISKKYNIPVTLLCDTNHVLTSEYSEVIVVGAGADAVDYKLISICHRGDIVVSQDYGVAAMALGKGAFAIHQSGKWYTNDNIDQMLMERHLNKKARRSSHKNHIKGPKKRTEEDDERFAQSFEKMIRMAVESEM, translated from the coding sequence ATGCGAGTATTCATTGATGCTGATGCCTGCCCGGTGGTCAGCATAGTTGAGAACATATCAAAAAAATACAACATTCCGGTGACTTTATTATGTGACACAAATCATGTCCTGACATCTGAGTACAGTGAAGTGATTGTTGTGGGTGCCGGAGCGGATGCTGTTGATTATAAGTTGATCAGCATTTGTCACAGGGGAGATATTGTGGTTTCACAGGATTATGGAGTGGCAGCGATGGCGTTGGGAAAGGGTGCATTTGCTATTCATCAGTCTGGCAAATGGTACACCAATGACAATATTGATCAGATGCTTATGGAGCGACATTTGAATAAGAAGGCGAGAAGAAGTTCTCATAAAAATCATATAAAAGGGCCGAAGAAACGTACTGAGGAAGATGATGAGCGGTTTGCGCAGTCATTTGAGAAAATGATAAGGATGGCAGTGGAATCAGAAATGTGA
- a CDS encoding TrmH family RNA methyltransferase, whose protein sequence is MLNILEINDFSAPELDIYARRTEAQLINKDNPEAGLFIEESPKVIGRALDAGYIPVSALVEKHQMKENEETRQILERFEGSDVPIFTAEFEVLTKLTGFKLTRGMLCAMKRKPLLNYQDMCAGKDRIVILENVMNPTNVGAIFRSAAALNMDAVFLTPGCSDPLYRRASRVSMGTVFQIPWTFIQDNNEMRCQREILWPRQAITELREMGYKTAALALTDDSVGIDNPELMQEEKLAIILGTEGEGLMDRTIEMCDYTVKIPMSHDVDSLNVAAASAVAFWQLGKKQK, encoded by the coding sequence ATGCTAAACATATTAGAAATCAATGATTTTTCTGCACCGGAGCTTGATATTTATGCGAGACGTACCGAGGCGCAGCTTATAAATAAGGACAATCCGGAGGCTGGATTATTTATCGAGGAGAGTCCGAAGGTAATTGGCAGAGCGTTAGATGCGGGCTATATCCCGGTATCGGCTCTGGTCGAAAAGCATCAGATGAAAGAAAATGAAGAGACAAGGCAGATTCTGGAGAGGTTTGAAGGTTCAGATGTCCCGATATTTACAGCGGAGTTTGAAGTATTAACAAAATTGACAGGATTCAAGCTGACCAGGGGGATGCTGTGTGCTATGAAGCGTAAGCCCCTCTTGAATTATCAGGATATGTGTGCAGGAAAAGACAGAATAGTCATTTTGGAAAATGTAATGAATCCGACGAATGTCGGTGCAATTTTCCGGTCGGCAGCAGCTTTGAACATGGATGCAGTTTTTCTGACTCCTGGATGCAGTGATCCACTTTACAGGAGAGCCTCAAGAGTCAGTATGGGAACGGTTTTTCAGATTCCGTGGACATTTATTCAGGACAATAATGAAATGCGTTGCCAGCGGGAGATACTTTGGCCCAGGCAGGCGATTACAGAACTTCGGGAAATGGGTTATAAGACTGCAGCGCTTGCGCTGACAGATGATTCGGTCGGAATCGACAATCCGGAACTTATGCAGGAAGAGAAGCTGGCAATTATTCTTGGAACCGAGGGCGAAGGTTTGATGGATAGGACAATTGAGATGTGTGATTACACAGTCAAGATTCCGATGTCACATGACGTTGATTCATTAAATGTAGCAGCGGCAAGTGCGGTGGCATTTTGGCAGCTGGGAAAGAAGCAAAAATAA
- a CDS encoding alpha/beta hydrolase, with protein sequence MKKINVTETIVADIQLHIVQNGSGGPVIFWGMYPHQGGEVEHFWEALMELVPEQKFLLVAFQVEDWNRDFSPWEAPAAFGTEAFDGQGARTLKWLLEEGVPYIDRTYHVKEQEHWLAGYSLAGLFALWAAYECDTFSGIACCSGSLWFKNWDIYMREHILKRKCSVYLSLGGKEEKTKNAVMATVGDRTREQEKLLLEDPFAERVVLEWNPGGHFADSGKRLAKGIKWLMEKRY encoded by the coding sequence ATGAAGAAGATAAATGTGACAGAGACAATCGTAGCAGATATACAATTACATATCGTACAGAATGGATCGGGAGGTCCGGTTATTTTCTGGGGCATGTATCCGCATCAGGGAGGAGAAGTAGAACATTTTTGGGAAGCTTTGATGGAGCTTGTGCCGGAACAGAAATTTCTTTTAGTAGCATTTCAGGTGGAAGACTGGAACCGGGATTTTTCACCCTGGGAAGCACCGGCGGCATTTGGAACGGAAGCATTTGATGGACAAGGCGCAAGGACGTTGAAGTGGTTACTTGAAGAAGGAGTCCCATATATTGACCGGACATATCATGTGAAAGAACAGGAACACTGGCTGGCAGGCTATTCCTTAGCAGGATTATTTGCGTTGTGGGCGGCATATGAATGCGATACATTTTCTGGAATCGCGTGTTGTTCTGGTTCTCTGTGGTTCAAGAATTGGGATATTTACATGAGAGAACATATATTGAAGCGCAAATGCAGCGTATACTTGAGCCTTGGAGGAAAGGAAGAAAAGACGAAGAATGCGGTAATGGCAACTGTGGGAGACCGCACTAGGGAACAAGAAAAATTGTTGCTGGAAGATCCATTTGCCGAGCGGGTAGTATTGGAATGGAATCCCGGAGGACATTTTGCGGATTCTGGGAAGCGTCTGGCAAAAGGAATCAAGTGGCTGATGGAAAAAAGATACTAA